TCGGAAAATGATGCATTTATCATTGTTGCAGATGAGGATGAAAAGGCAAGAAATGCTATTATGGAAGTACAAAGAAGAGCAAAAACATCTATTAAAGAAGTCCCTGAAGAAACAAGGAAGGCTTTAGAAGATGCTAACAGTGAATATCTCAGACCATTACCCACAGCTAGCCGTATGTATGTTGAAACAGACATACTTACTACTGTAATATCTAAAGAGCAGATAAATGATATTAAATCAAATTTACCCGAACTTCCAAATGAAAAGAAACAAAGAATTATTGATCAGTACAAATTAAGTGAGGATATAGCTTCACAACTAGTTCGATTAGATAAGGTGGAAAATTTCGAAGATACAATGTCAACCTCAAAATTAGACCCAACCACGGTAGGATCAACACTTGCTTACACACTTAAAGAGCTTAGAAGAGATGGAAATGATGTTTCAAGATTAGATAATAAGATGTTGAAGGATACTTTTGCATTGGTTGAAGATGGAAAAATCGTTAAAGAAGCAGTTTCAGAAGTTATTGTGGGATTATGTAACGAAGAAGGTTCACCAGAGCAGATAGCTAGAAGTCTTAACATTATTATGCTCTCTGAAAAAGAAGTGGAAAAAATTATAGATGAGATACTGTTTGAAAATATCAAAATTGTTGAAGAACGTGGAATGGGTGCAATTGGAGCTTTAATGGGTAAATCCATGCAGAAACTCCAGGGTAAGGCAGATGGAAAACTTGTGAATAAACTTTTGAGGGATAAGATACAGAATATAAAGTAGTTGTGATGTTTTTAATAAAAAGATAATTAAGTGTATACACACTTAAAATTCTCTTAAATAACATTTATAATGGAATCTCGGGTGGTTTTATGGAAGAACATGATATTATTATTGTGGGGGCAGGACCTGCAGGTCTAACAGCAGGTATATACGCAGGAAGAGAAGGTTTGAAAGCATTGATCATCGATAAAGGTGTTACAGGTGGAAATGCTAACATGGCTCCTGTTATTGCAAATTTTCCAGGGTATAAATCAATACCGGGATTGGAGTTGCTTAAAAATATTGGAAACCAAGCAGAAAAATATATTCATATACAGGAATATGAAAAAATAGTTAAAATACAGAAAAAAACCGACACAATAACATTAAAAACTGATAAAGATAATTATAGAACTAAATCATTAATAATCTGCTCTGGCACAACCTACAGGAAATTGGGTGTTCCTGGTGAGGATAAATATATAGGGAAAGGAATATCTTATTGTTCAATATGCGATGGTATGCTTTTTAAGGGTAGAGATGTTTTAGTTATTGGTGGAGGTAACTCTGCTGTTACACATGCTCTTCATCTTAAAGATATAGGTGTGAATGTTAAAATTGTCCATAGAAGAGACGAGTTGAGAGCTCAGAAATATTTGCAGGATAAACTACATGAAGTTGGAATACCTATTATTTGGAACTCTGTTGTAAAGGAGATAAAGGGAGATATATTCCTAAAAAGTGTGATAGTCCATAATAGAGAAACAGATGTTGATGAAGAGCTGGAGGTTTCAGGTCTATTCTTAGCTGTAGGTGAAAAACCAAACAGTGACATTGCATCTAATATGGGTGTAAATGTAGATGAAATGGGTTATATCATAACAGATAAAAACCAAAAAACAAATATTACAAATGTTTACGCTGCAGGAGATATAACTGGAGGAGTGAAACAACTTGTAGTTGCTTGTGGTGAAGGAGCTGTGGCTGCTATAAATGCATATGAAGAACTTAAAATTGTAAAATAGAATTTTTATGATTTAGATTATTCTTTTTTTAAATAAATTCCAATAAAGTTTCATTGGAGGGAATATGTCAAATGTAAGATTTGGTCCGGCTGGAAGACCCATTAACTTTAAAGGTAATGCAAAGGATGCATGTAGTTATATAAAAGAAGAAGGACTTGAAGCCTATGAATATCAGGCAACATATGGTGTAAAAATTTCTAAGCAATCAGCAATCGAAC
This sequence is a window from Methanobacterium sp. SMA-27. Protein-coding genes within it:
- a CDS encoding NAD(P)/FAD-dependent oxidoreductase, whose translation is MEEHDIIIVGAGPAGLTAGIYAGREGLKALIIDKGVTGGNANMAPVIANFPGYKSIPGLELLKNIGNQAEKYIHIQEYEKIVKIQKKTDTITLKTDKDNYRTKSLIICSGTTYRKLGVPGEDKYIGKGISYCSICDGMLFKGRDVLVIGGGNSAVTHALHLKDIGVNVKIVHRRDELRAQKYLQDKLHEVGIPIIWNSVVKEIKGDIFLKSVIVHNRETDVDEELEVSGLFLAVGEKPNSDIASNMGVNVDEMGYIITDKNQKTNITNVYAAGDITGGVKQLVVACGEGAVAAINAYEELKIVK